The Quercus robur chromosome 7, dhQueRobu3.1, whole genome shotgun sequence genome has a segment encoding these proteins:
- the LOC126692931 gene encoding uncharacterized protein LOC126692931, translating to MGRGRGKGKKQNAVASREDPGSGEEEKIPAYRRRGRPQKPLKDEIEEEEEEGNTDKIVDDGEDAKVNISRKDMKNQNTIENGRKRKRSAQVKENISSVGGENGIGKKSSPDDSTKSVGFRQNGSRRKNKPRRAAEAGVECK from the coding sequence ATGGGTAGAGGTAGAGGAAAGGGGAAGAAACAAAATGCTGTTGCCTCTCGTGAGGATCCTGGAAGCGGTGAAGAGGAAAAAATTCCAGCATACAGGAGAAGAGGAAGGCCTCAAAAACCATTAAAGGATGAAatcgaagaagaagaggaggaaggAAACACTGACAAGATAGTAGACGATGGAGAGGATGCAAAAGTTAATATTTCTAGAAAGGATATGAAAAATCAGAATACCATAGAGAATGGACggaagaggaagaggtctgCTCAGGTCAAAGAAAATATCAGTTCAGTTGGAGGGGAGAATGGCATTGGAAAAAAGTCAAGTCCCGATGATTCAACAAAGTCAGTTGGATTCCGACAAAATGGAAGTAGGAGAAAAAACAAGCCCCGCCGGGCTGCTGAAGCTGGTGTTGAGTGCAAGTGA